One Oscillospiraceae bacterium genomic window, CGCGGTGTTGGACACGGCGTACGGGAAGCTTCTGCGCGTCCGGCTGCCGTCCACCGCGCAGGACGACGCGGCTTTTTTAAACGCCGCCGCCGACACCATCGAACGGCGCTACCGCGAATATGTGAACCCGCCGGCGCCGACGCCCACACCGACGCCGGCGCCGGGGAGCGTTCTTCCCGCCGCGCCGCCCGCCGTCTCCCCCACCCCCACGCCGACCCCCACCCCGACGCGGGTGATCTACCTGACCTTTGACGACGGTCCGAAGCGGGACGGCTCCACCGAGCGGATCCTCGACACTTTGGACGAGTACGACGTACGCGCCACGTTCTTCCTGCTCGGTACCAACATGCACGTAAACGAGGACTCGATCCGGCGCATGACAGGCACCGGACACGCGATTGGCCTGCACAGCTACACCCACAAGCGGGAAGAATTCTACGCTTCTCCGAAGGCCATGATCGACGAACTCACGCGGACAAACGACGCGCTTTACGAGGCCGCCATGATCCGCACGCGCTTGGTCCGCACCCCCTACGGCAGCCACCCCTATCTGACGCCGGAACTCCGCGAGGCAATGAGCGACAACGGCTACCGGTTCTGGGACTGGAACGTCGATCCGCAAGATTCCGTGGGGAAACCGACCGAAGAAAGTATTTACGCAAAGGCGGTCTCGCAGCTTGAGAAGCTGCAGAAGGCGCAAAAGCCCGCCGTCGTCCTGCTGCACGACAAGCATACGACGGCCAACACCCTGCCCATACTCCTCGACTACCTGGTGGCACAGGAATACACCTTCCGTGTGATCACGGAGAGCGAACCGCCAACCAATTTCTTCCAGTATATCAAATAAGGGGTGGGTGCCTTGTCCTCCCTGGCGCTGAAACTGATCGCCGTCGTCACGATGCTCATCGACCACATGGGGTACGCCCTGGCTCCGATGATGCCGGAGCCGCTGGCCTCCCTGGCCCCGGCCATGCGTCTCGTCGGCCGGCTGGCGATGCCGCTGTTTTGTTTTCTGATTGCCGAGGGGTATTTTCACACCCGCAACCCCCGCCGGTATTTCATGCGGCTGTCCCTGTTCGCCTTGCTCTCGGAGGTCCCGTACGACCTCCTGTTTGCGCGTACGCCGCTGGAATTTTCCTCGCAGAACGTTTTTTTCACGCTGGCCCTCGCGCTGGCGGCCATCTGGCTCTATGACCACTTCGAGACGCGCGGCCTGTCGGTGGCGTCGCTGCTTTCCCTGCTCACGTGCGCGGCGCTCTGCGAGCTGCTGCACTCCGACTACGGCGCTTTCGGCGTGCTGTTCACGTTTGTATTCTACCGCTTTCGCGGCCAGCCCGCGGCCCGGGCCGCGGCTTTTC contains:
- a CDS encoding conjugal transfer protein TraX is translated as MSSLALKLIAVVTMLIDHMGYALAPMMPEPLASLAPAMRLVGRLAMPLFCFLIAEGYFHTRNPRRYFMRLSLFALLSEVPYDLLFARTPLEFSSQNVFFTLALALAAIWLYDHFETRGLSVASLLSLLTCAALCELLHSDYGAFGVLFTFVFYRFRGQPAARAAAFLTADAVFFLYSLFSRRNGLEWSFFLACAAFALIPISLYNGEKGGTGRHDRFRQWFFYAFYPAHLLLLSALAALRPRF